In Nostoc sp. CENA543, a single genomic region encodes these proteins:
- a CDS encoding XisH family protein, giving the protein MSAKDQFHEAVKVALQKDGWVITDDPLHIRISSTTKLYIDLGAKKILAAERDGEKIAVEVKSFLGASTINEFHLAIGQYINYRYALADFGYEQTLYLAVPLSIYDDFFTQPFIEAVIERSQVNLIIFDDEKKEVVRWRS; this is encoded by the coding sequence TGTCAGCCAAAGATCAATTCCATGAGGCTGTAAAAGTAGCACTCCAAAAAGATGGTTGGGTAATTACGGATGACCCTCTACATATTCGTATTAGTTCTACAACAAAGCTTTACATTGATTTGGGAGCGAAAAAGATTCTTGCTGCTGAAAGAGATGGAGAAAAAATAGCAGTGGAAGTCAAAAGTTTCTTGGGTGCTTCTACTATAAATGAATTTCACTTAGCGATAGGTCAATATATTAACTACCGTTATGCCTTAGCAGATTTTGGTTATGAACAAACCTTATATTTAGCAGTACCGTTGAGTATTTATGATGATTTCTTTACACAACCATTTATTGAAGCAGTCATTGAACGGAGTCAAGTTAATCTCATAATTTTTGATGATGAAAAAAAAGAGGTTGTAAGATGGCGAAGTTAG
- a CDS encoding XisI protein, translating into MAKLEKYRDYIQQLLNKYAASDSGEDGVELQTIFDIEHDHYQLFYVGWHNRRRVYGPVIHLDIKNEKIWLQWNGTEDDIAADLVEMGVPKQDIVLGFHSPYMRQFTDFAVG; encoded by the coding sequence ATGGCGAAGTTAGAAAAATATAGAGATTATATTCAGCAATTACTGAATAAATACGCAGCAAGTGACTCTGGTGAAGATGGTGTGGAATTGCAAACCATTTTTGATATTGAACATGACCATTACCAACTTTTTTATGTTGGTTGGCACAATCGCAGGCGAGTTTATGGGCCTGTAATCCATTTAGATATTAAAAATGAAAAGATTTGGCTTCAGTGGAATGGTACAGAAGATGATATCGCTGCTGATTTAGTAGAAATGGGTGTTCCGAAGCAGGATATTGTATTGGGATTTCACTCGCCTTATATGCGTCAGTTTACTGATTTTGCAGTTGGTTAA
- a CDS encoding carbon dioxide-concentrating mechanism protein CcmK — protein MTLALGMIEVYGVPTAVEVGDAMCKAARVTLVGYENTDLGRITVLIRGEVGEVNVAVKAGLDAIKRVNGGEWLADHIIPRPHENLEYVLPIHQSANVESFSADIRFPPPL, from the coding sequence ATGACCTTGGCACTAGGCATGATTGAAGTTTACGGCGTTCCCACAGCAGTAGAAGTGGGTGATGCCATGTGTAAAGCTGCCCGTGTCACTTTAGTCGGATACGAAAATACTGATTTAGGACGCATTACAGTCCTGATTCGCGGAGAAGTAGGGGAAGTTAATGTTGCCGTGAAAGCTGGACTAGATGCCATCAAACGAGTTAATGGTGGTGAGTGGCTAGCTGATCACATTATTCCTCGTCCCCATGAAAACTTAGAATATGTCTTACCCATTCATCAAAGTGCTAATGTAGAGAGTTTCAGTGCCGATATTCGCTTTCCTCCGCCTTTGTAA
- the menB gene encoding 1,4-dihydroxy-2-naphthoyl-CoA synthase produces MQINWQSVKTYEDILYHKADGIAKITINRPHKRNAFRPKTVFELYDAFCDAREDTNIGVVLFMGAGPHTDGKYAFCAGGDQSVRGQAGYVDDDGVPRLNVLDLQRLIRSMPKVVIALVAGYAIGGGHVLHLICDLTIAADNAIFGQTGPKVGSFDGGFGASYLARIVGQKKAREIWFLCRQYDAQQALEMGLVNCVVPVNELETEGIKWAQEILEKSPIAIRCLKAAFNADCDGQAGLQELAGNATLLYYMTEEGSEGKQAFLEKRPPNFRNFPWLP; encoded by the coding sequence ATGCAAATCAACTGGCAATCTGTCAAAACCTACGAAGATATCCTGTATCACAAAGCTGACGGTATCGCTAAAATCACCATCAACCGTCCCCATAAACGTAATGCTTTTCGACCGAAGACTGTCTTTGAACTTTATGATGCTTTTTGTGATGCTCGTGAAGATACTAATATTGGTGTAGTTCTTTTTATGGGTGCAGGGCCTCATACTGATGGTAAATACGCTTTCTGTGCAGGTGGCGACCAAAGTGTCAGAGGTCAAGCAGGTTACGTTGATGATGACGGTGTGCCTCGCTTGAATGTGTTGGATTTGCAACGTCTGATTCGTTCGATGCCTAAAGTTGTCATTGCCCTTGTCGCTGGCTACGCCATTGGAGGTGGGCACGTTCTTCATTTAATTTGTGATCTGACTATTGCGGCAGATAATGCGATTTTCGGGCAGACAGGCCCAAAAGTCGGCAGTTTTGATGGTGGTTTCGGGGCTAGTTATCTGGCTCGCATAGTCGGACAAAAAAAGGCGCGAGAAATTTGGTTTCTCTGTCGTCAATATGATGCTCAACAGGCTTTAGAGATGGGTTTAGTAAATTGTGTGGTGCCTGTAAATGAACTGGAAACAGAGGGAATTAAATGGGCGCAAGAAATTTTGGAGAAAAGTCCGATTGCGATTCGTTGTTTAAAAGCTGCATTTAATGCCGATTGTGATGGGCAAGCGGGTTTACAAGAATTGGCTGGTAATGCCACTTTGTTATATTACATGACAGAAGAAGGCTCGGAAGGTAAGCAGGCTTTCTTGGAAAAACGTCCACCTAATTTCCGTAATTTCCCTTGGTTGCCTTAA
- a CDS encoding DciA family protein, with translation MSLKPINDILGVLEQQANWQADPLALILKSWAEVVGSVAAHHSRPLSMQRDVLRVATSSAAWAQNLTFSRQTLLLKLNSKLSMSLVDIRFSTAGWHKAPDLSPPPTGFKVQEHPSYLGDSHHHYTVTQPTQQNVNHVFESWAKVTQARSQGLPLCPQCQCPTPSGELLRWGVCALCSVKQSLRQ, from the coding sequence ATGTCACTTAAACCAATTAATGATATTTTAGGTGTTTTAGAACAGCAAGCTAATTGGCAAGCCGACCCGTTGGCATTGATACTTAAATCCTGGGCAGAAGTTGTGGGATCTGTAGCTGCTCATCATTCTCGCCCCTTATCCATGCAGCGTGATGTTTTGCGCGTCGCTACCTCTAGCGCGGCGTGGGCGCAGAATTTGACATTTAGCCGTCAGACACTACTGCTCAAGTTAAATAGCAAGTTGTCTATGTCTTTGGTAGATATCCGCTTTTCTACGGCTGGTTGGCACAAGGCTCCAGATTTATCACCGCCACCAACTGGCTTTAAAGTGCAGGAACATCCCAGTTATTTAGGAGATAGCCATCACCATTACACAGTGACTCAGCCTACTCAACAGAATGTCAATCATGTATTTGAGTCTTGGGCGAAAGTGACACAGGCGCGATCGCAAGGTTTACCCCTCTGCCCTCAATGTCAATGTCCTACACCATCCGGAGAACTGCTGCGGTGGGGTGTATGTGCTTTATGTAGTGTCAAACAATCACTCAGACAATGA
- a CDS encoding SPOR domain-containing protein, which yields MSQNPLTDSGTRSPKISGLNPALATALGSLEVQLDQELARYRRSRMGIRATSKPSVHSYVSSPSPEVTTHPSPITDTPFPTLEISNYLATIPVPETPKAPPANPPSIKETSEHHAVAINSESHNQIPLPPPQAASSLVPATTQTTPQDKLLANDAPSQPDDYLESSEALLRSLTDERSADNQPNNSGDSLLSPLGIGSILLLLLASLTLGYVVFNPKSLPQFNLSKLLNNNPPANNTNSETVSNQSQPQPELTPIPKYPNLAAKEFPEVKDPNDIVGLQPKIAPIPVAPSNPLVVSTPLLPPATNPLNQVQPLPPADLSPTLKPSPSITTTTPTQTNVEIKPAADGRYYIVAENQDASTLAAARQVVADAYLSSNQKLIYLGALTSKEEAQQRIKQLQAKGVKARVQQP from the coding sequence ATGAGTCAAAATCCCCTGACGGATTCCGGTACGCGATCGCCTAAAATATCTGGCTTAAACCCAGCATTAGCAACAGCATTAGGAAGTTTAGAAGTACAGTTAGACCAAGAATTAGCTCGTTACCGACGCTCACGTATGGGAATACGAGCCACCAGCAAGCCTTCAGTACATAGCTATGTCAGTAGTCCTTCCCCAGAAGTGACTACCCATCCTAGCCCCATCACCGATACTCCATTCCCAACCTTAGAGATTAGCAACTATCTAGCTACTATCCCTGTTCCAGAAACCCCAAAAGCACCACCAGCTAACCCACCTAGCATCAAAGAAACATCGGAACATCACGCAGTTGCTATCAACTCCGAGTCTCACAACCAAATTCCGCTACCTCCACCCCAAGCTGCTAGCAGCCTAGTGCCGGCGACTACCCAGACAACCCCACAGGACAAACTTTTAGCTAATGATGCTCCTAGCCAACCAGATGACTATTTAGAATCGAGTGAAGCTCTGTTGCGTAGTTTAACAGACGAACGATCAGCAGATAATCAACCCAATAATTCTGGTGATAGCCTGTTATCACCCTTGGGTATAGGTTCGATACTACTGTTGTTATTAGCAAGCTTGACCTTGGGCTATGTGGTGTTTAATCCCAAAAGTCTACCCCAATTCAATTTGAGCAAGTTACTTAACAATAATCCACCCGCCAATAACACTAATTCCGAAACTGTCAGCAATCAGTCCCAACCCCAACCAGAACTCACACCTATACCCAAATATCCCAACTTAGCCGCCAAGGAATTTCCAGAAGTCAAAGATCCCAATGACATAGTTGGCTTACAACCAAAAATTGCCCCCATACCCGTAGCACCATCAAATCCCTTAGTAGTTTCTACACCCTTGCTTCCCCCTGCTACTAATCCTCTCAACCAAGTACAGCCTTTACCACCTGCGGATTTATCACCCACTCTAAAACCTTCGCCATCAATTACCACTACTACACCCACCCAGACAAACGTAGAAATCAAACCCGCAGCAGATGGACGTTACTATATAGTGGCTGAAAATCAAGATGCTAGTACCTTAGCAGCAGCCAGACAGGTAGTTGCTGATGCTTACTTATCAAGCAATCAAAAATTAATTTATCTGGGTGCGCTCACTAGCAAGGAAGAAGCTCAACAAAGAATCAAACAGTTACAAGCTAAAGGAGTCAAAGCCAGGGTGCAACAGCCATGA
- a CDS encoding PspA/IM30 family protein — MELIKRIVRVINANVNSFLDSAEDPEKVLEKTVMEMQENLVLLRQGVAQAIATQKRTERQAASAHSTAEEWYRRAQLALNQGNEPLAREALTKRHAYLETATALNNQIQQQNQVVARLKQDMRTLELKIAEAKTKKDMYIARARAAQASYKLQDMLSEASATSSKSAFERMEEKVWQLEAQSEAIAQLGNDNLEKQFTALEAAQDVEQELAAMKANLLENTEQTPRQHLPPS; from the coding sequence ATGGAATTGATCAAGCGGATCGTGCGTGTAATCAACGCTAACGTTAACAGTTTCTTAGACAGTGCAGAAGATCCAGAGAAAGTGCTGGAGAAAACTGTCATGGAAATGCAGGAAAATTTAGTTTTGTTACGACAGGGAGTCGCCCAAGCGATCGCCACTCAAAAACGCACGGAACGCCAAGCCGCATCGGCTCATTCCACAGCAGAAGAATGGTATCGTCGCGCCCAACTAGCCCTCAATCAAGGTAATGAACCGCTAGCCAGAGAAGCCCTCACCAAACGCCACGCCTATCTAGAAACAGCTACCGCCTTAAATAACCAAATACAACAGCAAAATCAAGTAGTAGCCAGGCTCAAACAGGATATGCGAACCTTAGAGTTAAAAATAGCGGAAGCCAAAACAAAAAAAGATATGTACATCGCTCGCGCTCGTGCAGCCCAAGCTTCCTATAAACTCCAGGATATGCTGAGTGAAGCATCCGCCACCAGCAGCAAAAGTGCGTTTGAGCGGATGGAAGAAAAAGTTTGGCAACTGGAAGCGCAATCAGAAGCGATCGCGCAATTGGGTAATGATAACTTAGAAAAACAATTTACGGCTTTAGAAGCTGCCCAAGACGTAGAACAGGAACTAGCAGCTATGAAAGCAAATCTCTTAGAGAATACGGAACAAACACCAAGACAGCATTTACCCCCTAGTTAG
- a CDS encoding PspA/IM30 family protein, with protein sequence MGLFDRIKRVVSANLNDLVNKAEDPEKMLEQAILEMQEDLVQLRQGVAQAIAAQKRTEKQYNDAQNEINKWQRNAQLAVQKGDENLARQALERKKTYTETGTALKTSLDQQNIQIETLKRNLIQLESKISEAKTKKEMLKARITTAKAQEQLQGMVRGMNTSSAMAAFERMEEKVLMQEARAQSAAELAGADLETQFAQLEAGSDVDDELAALKASLAPATPPNQPQLPPQQEQQQSPPPAQSNPQSNNVVDSELEALRRQLDQM encoded by the coding sequence ATGGGACTATTTGATCGGATTAAGCGAGTTGTTAGTGCTAACCTCAATGATTTAGTGAATAAGGCTGAAGATCCAGAAAAAATGCTGGAACAAGCCATTCTAGAGATGCAGGAAGACTTAGTACAGTTGCGTCAAGGGGTAGCTCAGGCGATCGCTGCTCAAAAACGCACAGAGAAGCAATATAATGACGCTCAAAACGAAATTAATAAATGGCAACGCAACGCTCAACTAGCAGTACAAAAAGGGGATGAAAACCTAGCTAGACAAGCCCTAGAACGGAAAAAAACCTATACCGAGACTGGTACCGCCCTCAAAACTAGCCTAGATCAACAAAACATCCAAATCGAAACCCTCAAACGCAATTTAATCCAGTTAGAGAGCAAAATCTCGGAAGCCAAAACCAAGAAAGAAATGCTCAAAGCTCGGATTACCACCGCCAAAGCCCAAGAACAACTCCAAGGCATGGTGCGGGGTATGAATACTAGCAGCGCAATGGCAGCTTTTGAGCGTATGGAAGAAAAAGTCCTCATGCAAGAAGCGCGCGCCCAATCAGCCGCCGAACTAGCAGGAGCAGACTTAGAAACCCAATTTGCTCAGTTAGAAGCAGGTAGTGACGTTGATGATGAATTAGCTGCTCTCAAAGCCTCCTTAGCTCCTGCAACCCCACCCAACCAACCCCAACTACCCCCCCAACAAGAACAGCAACAATCCCCCCCTCCTGCTCAATCTAACCCTCAATCTAACAACGTGGTTGACAGTGAGCTGGAAGCCCTACGTCGCCAATTGGATCAAATGTAA